In Vibrio sp. STUT-A11, a genomic segment contains:
- a CDS encoding sporulation protein, with protein MFKKLKASLGIGSAKVDTILDEMSVYQGSTLTGHVHIIGGDVEQRIDAITIKLNTEMKVEVDDSVRYETFTLDQLKAVDPFVIQANQEKQVPFQLKLDDETPITLVNALKNQCHVWLETTLDIDFAMDPRDRDYIEVKPLPVASRVIQAIEQAGFTMVKADVEKGFLRGGSFSSRSGIYQELEFRNSGFISSKEIELSFILEGQVVHCLAEIDRSLSLSGDQYRSFTLPINATDAQVAAAIEPTLSL; from the coding sequence ATGTTTAAAAAGTTAAAAGCATCATTAGGAATTGGCTCGGCAAAAGTGGATACCATTTTGGATGAGATGAGTGTTTACCAAGGTTCGACTCTTACGGGCCATGTCCACATTATTGGTGGCGATGTTGAACAGCGGATAGATGCCATCACCATCAAACTGAATACGGAAATGAAAGTAGAAGTGGATGACAGCGTCAGATACGAGACGTTTACGCTTGATCAGTTAAAAGCCGTTGACCCCTTCGTGATTCAAGCTAATCAAGAGAAGCAAGTACCGTTTCAATTGAAGCTAGATGATGAAACACCAATCACACTGGTCAACGCATTAAAAAATCAGTGCCATGTTTGGTTAGAAACAACCTTAGACATTGACTTCGCCATGGACCCTCGCGACCGTGACTATATTGAAGTTAAACCGTTGCCAGTAGCATCGAGAGTGATTCAGGCTATTGAGCAAGCGGGCTTTACGATGGTGAAAGCGGATGTAGAAAAAGGCTTTTTACGTGGAGGCTCTTTCTCTTCTCGCTCAGGTATCTATCAGGAATTGGAGTTCCGTAATAGTGGCTTCATCTCTTCGAAAGAAATTGAACTTTCCTTCATTCTTGAAGGGCAGGTCGTGCACTGTTTAGCGGAAATTGACCGTTCACTCAGCTTATCTGGTGATCAGTATCGTTCGTTTACTTTGCCTATCAATGCAACCGATGCCCAAGTGGCAGCAGCCATTGAACCTACTTTAAGCTTATAG
- the ygiD gene encoding 4,5-DOPA dioxygenase extradiol, with the protein MSVMSSLQKLKNRFKASPRMPVVFLGHGSPMNVIEDNEFTRSWVELGRTLPRPQAILVVSAHWMTQGSTLVDVSALPRTIHDFYGFPDALYEKQYPAKGHPQLANEVAALLSDHHVHTDDTWGLDHGAWSVLNSLFPAADVPVFQLSIDITKDMNWHLSIGKKLSELRDRGVLILGSGNIVHNLRALQFDGKPHDWAIEFDQFVAEKLNNRDFKSLADVASMGSLMRMANPTLEHYAPALTIAGASNLKEELVYTSQGVELGSISMRSFVFSGA; encoded by the coding sequence ATGAGCGTTATGTCCTCACTTCAAAAGCTGAAAAACAGATTTAAAGCTTCGCCAAGAATGCCGGTGGTATTTCTTGGTCACGGTTCCCCAATGAACGTCATTGAGGATAATGAATTCACACGTAGCTGGGTGGAACTGGGACGCACACTGCCAAGGCCTCAGGCAATACTGGTGGTTTCCGCACACTGGATGACACAGGGCAGTACGCTGGTCGATGTTTCCGCATTACCTCGTACTATTCATGATTTTTACGGTTTCCCAGATGCGTTATATGAGAAGCAATATCCGGCGAAAGGGCACCCACAGCTAGCGAATGAAGTTGCGGCTTTATTATCGGATCATCATGTTCACACGGATGATACCTGGGGACTGGACCACGGTGCATGGTCGGTACTGAATTCGTTGTTTCCGGCTGCAGATGTTCCGGTATTTCAACTATCTATTGATATTACCAAAGACATGAACTGGCACTTAAGCATCGGTAAAAAACTATCTGAATTACGTGACCGAGGGGTGTTGATTCTTGGCTCGGGCAATATTGTTCACAACTTAAGAGCTTTGCAGTTTGATGGAAAACCACACGACTGGGCGATTGAGTTTGATCAGTTTGTCGCTGAGAAGCTGAATAACCGTGACTTTAAATCATTAGCCGATGTCGCTTCTATGGGGAGCTTAATGCGTATGGCTAACCCGACACTCGAACATTACGCTCCTGCATTGACGATCGCGGGTGCATCGAATCTGAAAGAGGAACTGGTTTATACCTCGCAAGGAGTCGAGTTAGGTTCAATCTCAATGCGTTCATTCGTTTTCAGCGGCGCTTGA
- the hutI gene encoding imidazolonepropionase — MDLLIENARLVTMTQGEAGYLPTSPARVGIQSGKIVAISTCSRGEDDPKIESQLDPKHYPQSLDLQGKLMMPGLIDCHTHLIYAGNRANEFEMRLNGVPYQEIAQQGGGILSTVKATRAATEAQLVELALPRLDGLLASGVTSVEVKSGYGLTLNDELKMLRAAKALEQERKVKVTTTLLAAHALPPEFAGRADDYIEHICQDIIPLVAEEKLATSVDVFCESIGFNLAQTEKVFATAKQHGLKVKGHTEQLSNLGGTALTAQYNGLSADHIEFLDEEGVVALSKSNTIATLLPGAFYFLRETQLPPIELLRKHQVPMAIATDVNPGTSPFSDMTLMMNMACTLFRLTPQEALRGATQHAAKALGYEGSRGVIKVGFDADFSVWDIDHPADLSYQVGAKRLVGRIVNGEYIAHGGL; from the coding sequence ATGGATTTGCTGATTGAAAATGCGCGTCTGGTCACTATGACGCAAGGGGAAGCAGGATATCTGCCTACATCACCTGCGCGTGTCGGTATTCAATCGGGGAAAATCGTCGCCATCAGTACTTGTTCACGTGGTGAAGACGACCCTAAAATCGAGTCACAGCTAGATCCTAAACACTACCCGCAAAGTCTCGATCTACAAGGCAAGCTAATGATGCCGGGTTTGATTGATTGCCATACTCACCTTATTTATGCCGGAAATCGTGCCAATGAGTTCGAGATGCGTTTAAACGGGGTGCCATATCAAGAGATTGCTCAACAAGGTGGTGGTATTCTCTCTACCGTAAAAGCAACACGAGCCGCAACCGAAGCGCAGTTAGTTGAACTTGCACTGCCACGTTTAGACGGCTTGCTAGCCAGTGGTGTGACTTCGGTAGAAGTGAAATCAGGCTACGGGTTAACGCTCAATGACGAGCTCAAAATGCTACGTGCCGCAAAAGCACTAGAGCAAGAACGAAAGGTGAAGGTAACGACAACGTTGCTTGCCGCCCATGCGTTACCTCCAGAGTTTGCTGGTCGCGCTGACGACTATATTGAACATATTTGTCAGGACATCATCCCTCTTGTCGCAGAAGAAAAACTCGCCACCAGCGTCGATGTTTTTTGCGAGTCTATCGGCTTCAACTTAGCGCAAACAGAAAAAGTGTTTGCCACGGCAAAACAACACGGCTTAAAAGTAAAGGGCCATACAGAACAGCTCTCTAACCTCGGTGGTACCGCGCTTACCGCACAATATAATGGTCTTTCTGCCGATCATATTGAGTTCCTTGATGAAGAAGGTGTTGTCGCGCTTTCTAAATCCAACACCATCGCAACCTTACTGCCAGGTGCGTTTTATTTCTTGCGTGAAACGCAACTGCCACCAATCGAGTTGCTGAGAAAGCACCAAGTACCGATGGCGATCGCAACCGACGTTAACCCAGGCACCTCGCCATTTTCCGATATGACCCTGATGATGAATATGGCATGCACCCTATTCCGTCTGACACCGCAGGAAGCACTGCGAGGCGCAACTCAACATGCAGCAAAAGCATTAGGTTACGAAGGTTCCCGAGGAGTGATCAAAGTTGGCTTTGATGCTGACTTCTCGGTTTGGGATATCGACCATCCAGCCGATCTGAGTTATCAAGTCGGTGCAAAACGTCTGGTAGGTCGTATAGTAAATGGTGAGTACATTGCACATGGAGGCCTGTAA
- the infC gene encoding translation initiation factor IF-3, whose amino-acid sequence MKGGRRGQQPVKQNPHRLNGEIRGVREVRLTGADGESVGVVSIQEAIAAAEEAGMDLVEISPNAEPPVCRVMDYGKFLFEKSKAAKEQKKKQKQIQIKEVKFRPGTDIGDYQVKLRNLVRFLEEGNKVKVTIRFRGREMAHQDIGVDVLNRLKEDTAELAVVESFPSRIEGRQMIMVLAPKKK is encoded by the coding sequence ATTAAAGGCGGAAGACGCGGCCAACAGCCGGTAAAACAAAACCCACACCGTTTAAACGGTGAAATTCGTGGCGTTCGTGAAGTTCGACTAACAGGCGCTGACGGTGAATCAGTTGGTGTTGTATCGATCCAAGAAGCGATTGCTGCTGCTGAAGAAGCAGGTATGGATCTTGTTGAGATTAGTCCTAACGCTGAGCCGCCAGTTTGTCGTGTGATGGACTACGGTAAATTCCTCTTTGAGAAGAGCAAGGCTGCGAAAGAGCAGAAGAAGAAGCAAAAGCAGATTCAGATCAAGGAAGTAAAATTCCGACCTGGAACTGATATTGGAGACTACCAGGTAAAACTACGCAACCTGGTGCGTTTCCTAGAAGAAGGCAACAAGGTGAAGGTAACAATTCGCTTCCGTGGCCGTGAGATGGCACACCAAGACATCGGTGTCGACGTTCTAAACCGCTTGAAAGAAGATACTGCAGAACTAGCTGTAGTTGAATCCTTCCCTAGCCGTATTGAAGGTCGTCAGATGATCATGGT
- the hutG gene encoding formimidoylglutamase — MSHPDLHNPLFHWQGRHDAEDGKLGQRIHHVVQHQSVNELEKQPHGVSILGFATDAGVARNKGRVGARKSPDLIRRALANLAWHKDAPIYDLGTVVCEDDLLEESQARCANTISQALPHTPVIVLGGGHEIAWASFAGIAEYFKSHHPDKKPKIGIVNFDAHFDLRAFESPIADVKPSSGTPFNQIHHFCQRNDWAFHYACLGVSRSSNTQALFQKADDLNVWYVEDHQLSYLNHNYHLTQLQHFIDDCDYLYLTIDLDVFPAATAPGVSAPAARGVSYDTIAPFLERILHCKNKLMLADIAEYNPNYDVDSQTARLAARLCWDIANAMAEK; from the coding sequence ATGTCTCATCCAGACTTACATAACCCACTATTTCATTGGCAAGGCCGTCATGATGCGGAAGACGGAAAACTCGGTCAACGTATCCACCATGTCGTCCAACATCAGTCAGTCAACGAACTGGAAAAACAACCGCATGGTGTCTCAATATTAGGCTTCGCAACCGATGCGGGTGTAGCCAGAAACAAGGGCCGCGTAGGAGCGAGGAAATCGCCAGACTTAATCCGTCGCGCTCTGGCGAATCTCGCTTGGCACAAAGATGCGCCAATTTATGATCTCGGTACAGTGGTTTGTGAGGACGATTTATTGGAAGAAAGCCAGGCGCGTTGTGCCAATACAATTTCTCAAGCACTGCCCCACACCCCGGTTATTGTTCTGGGTGGTGGACACGAGATCGCATGGGCATCGTTCGCGGGAATTGCAGAGTACTTTAAGTCACATCATCCAGATAAAAAGCCGAAAATTGGCATTGTCAATTTCGATGCACACTTCGATCTACGTGCTTTTGAAAGCCCGATAGCCGACGTGAAACCAAGCTCTGGTACGCCATTCAATCAAATTCATCACTTTTGCCAACGCAATGACTGGGCTTTCCACTATGCCTGCTTGGGTGTCAGTCGCAGCAGCAACACTCAGGCTCTATTCCAGAAAGCCGACGACTTGAACGTATGGTACGTGGAAGATCATCAGCTTAGTTACCTGAACCACAACTACCATTTGACACAACTGCAACACTTTATCGACGATTGTGACTACCTGTATCTCACGATTGATCTGGACGTATTTCCAGCAGCAACGGCTCCTGGTGTGAGTGCGCCAGCTGCTCGTGGCGTGAGTTACGATACGATTGCGCCATTCTTAGAGCGCATTCTTCATTGTAAAAACAAGTTGATGCTGGCCGATATCGCAGAGTACAACCCAAATTATGATGTCGACAGTCAAACGGCACGCTTAGCCGCCCGTTTGTGTTGGGACATTGCCAATGCAATGGCAGAGAAGTAG
- the hutC gene encoding histidine utilization repressor produces the protein MSVPLYIQIKQFILDKIETGEWMTGQRIATEFELTEQFDVSRMTVNKAIRDLVNEGKLQRRPRLGTFVCDPVEKSESPLLDIRNIAQEVSERGRQYRSKVLKQIAIKADATIATKLGVMLGTTVFYSEIIHYEDSTPIQLELRWVNSQYAPSYLDQDFTDITPNQFLSDNCPLSAIEHTVEAIIPDSRIKLDLKMQANEPCLLLNRRTWSQDKLVSTALLYHPGNKYKLSSKVLI, from the coding sequence ATGTCTGTACCACTCTACATACAAATTAAGCAATTTATCCTGGATAAAATTGAAACCGGAGAGTGGATGACCGGACAACGCATCGCAACCGAGTTCGAGTTAACCGAACAATTTGATGTCAGTAGGATGACGGTAAACAAAGCGATTCGAGATCTCGTTAACGAAGGCAAACTTCAGCGCCGACCGCGACTCGGCACATTTGTCTGTGATCCCGTTGAGAAATCGGAGTCACCACTGTTAGACATCCGCAACATTGCTCAGGAAGTCAGTGAACGCGGCCGTCAATATCGCAGCAAGGTGCTGAAACAGATCGCGATAAAAGCCGATGCGACTATCGCCACTAAGCTTGGGGTTATGCTTGGGACGACCGTATTCTATAGTGAAATTATCCACTACGAGGACAGCACTCCAATCCAGTTAGAACTGCGCTGGGTCAATAGCCAATATGCGCCAAGTTACCTGGACCAAGACTTCACTGATATCACGCCAAACCAGTTTTTGTCCGATAACTGCCCGCTCAGTGCCATCGAGCATACCGTTGAAGCTATCATTCCGGATAGCCGCATAAAGCTTGATTTAAAAATGCAAGCTAACGAGCCCTGCCTGCTATTAAACCGCAGAACCTGGAGCCAAGATAAACTCGTCAGTACTGCCTTGCTCTACCATCCAGGCAACAAGTACAAACTGAGTTCTAAAGTGCTCATTTAA
- the thrS gene encoding threonine--tRNA ligase — protein sequence MPIITLPDGSQRQFDNPVSTMEVAQSIGPGLAKATIAGRVNGNRVDACDLIEEDASLEIITAKDEVDGLEIVRHSCAHLLGHALKQLYPQAKMAIGPTIDSGFYYDIDLDESLTQEDLEKIEKRMKELAKTKYEVVKKKVSWQEARDTFESRGEPYKVEILDENVSRDDRPGLYHHEEYIDMCRGPHVPNMGFCQHFTLLNVAGAYWRGNSDNKMLQRIYGTAFHDKKALKAHLTRLEEAAKRDHRKIGKHLDLFHMQQEAPGMVFWHHNGWSIFRDLEVFIRAKLNEYGYQEVKGPLMMDRVLWERSGHWDKYAEAMFTTSSENREYAIKPMNCPGHVQIFNQGLKSYRDLPLRMAEFGSCHRNEPSGALHGIMRVRGFTQDDAHIFCTESQIQEEVTSCIKMVYDTYQTFGFDNIVVKLSTRPEKRVGSDEIWDQSEEALKLSLESMEIPYEIQEGEGAFYGPKIEFTLYDCLDRAWQCGTVQLDFNLPGRLGATYVGENNERLVPVMIHRAILGSLERFIGILIEEYAGFFPTWLAPEQAVLMNITDKQSDYVQEVVQKLQKSGIRAKADLRNEKIGFKIREHTLKRVPYMLVVGDQEMEAGEIAVRTRKGKDLGKFKVDDFISYIQDEISSRKLNLEE from the coding sequence ATGCCTATTATTACTCTTCCTGACGGCAGTCAGCGCCAATTTGACAACCCAGTATCTACAATGGAAGTTGCGCAATCGATCGGTCCTGGTCTTGCTAAAGCAACTATCGCTGGTCGTGTTAACGGTAATCGTGTTGATGCGTGTGATCTAATCGAAGAAGACGCAAGCCTTGAGATCATCACAGCAAAAGATGAGGTAGACGGTCTGGAGATCGTTCGTCACTCATGCGCTCACCTTCTTGGTCACGCTCTGAAACAGCTTTACCCACAAGCTAAAATGGCGATTGGTCCAACTATCGACAGCGGCTTCTACTACGATATCGACTTAGATGAGTCTCTAACGCAAGAAGATCTTGAGAAGATTGAAAAGCGTATGAAAGAGCTTGCGAAAACCAAGTACGAAGTGGTTAAGAAAAAAGTAAGCTGGCAGGAAGCGCGTGATACATTTGAATCACGTGGCGAACCATATAAAGTGGAAATCCTAGACGAAAACGTATCTCGTGATGATCGTCCAGGTCTTTACCACCATGAAGAATACATCGACATGTGTCGTGGTCCTCACGTTCCGAACATGGGCTTCTGTCAACATTTTACTTTACTAAATGTTGCAGGTGCATACTGGCGTGGTAACAGCGACAACAAAATGCTTCAGCGTATTTACGGTACGGCTTTCCACGATAAGAAAGCACTTAAGGCTCACCTGACTCGCCTAGAAGAAGCGGCGAAGCGTGACCACCGTAAAATTGGTAAGCATTTAGACCTATTCCACATGCAGCAAGAAGCACCGGGTATGGTGTTCTGGCATCACAATGGTTGGTCTATCTTCCGTGATCTAGAAGTATTCATCCGCGCTAAGCTAAATGAATACGGTTACCAAGAAGTAAAAGGTCCTCTAATGATGGATCGTGTTCTTTGGGAACGCTCTGGTCACTGGGACAAATACGCAGAGGCGATGTTCACGACTTCTTCAGAGAACCGTGAATACGCTATTAAGCCAATGAACTGCCCGGGTCACGTACAGATCTTTAACCAAGGTCTAAAGTCGTACCGTGATCTACCGTTACGTATGGCAGAGTTCGGCTCATGTCACCGTAACGAACCATCAGGCGCACTACACGGCATCATGCGTGTACGTGGCTTTACTCAGGATGACGCTCACATCTTCTGTACAGAGAGCCAAATCCAAGAGGAAGTAACCAGCTGTATTAAGATGGTTTACGATACGTACCAAACATTTGGTTTCGACAACATCGTCGTGAAACTGTCTACTCGTCCAGAAAAACGTGTAGGTTCGGATGAAATCTGGGATCAATCTGAAGAAGCATTGAAACTGTCTCTAGAATCAATGGAAATTCCATATGAGATTCAAGAAGGCGAGGGTGCATTCTACGGTCCTAAGATTGAATTCACGCTATACGACTGTCTAGATCGTGCATGGCAGTGTGGTACGGTTCAGTTAGACTTCAACCTACCTGGTCGCTTAGGTGCAACTTATGTAGGTGAAAACAACGAACGTCTAGTTCCGGTAATGATTCACCGTGCAATTCTAGGTTCTCTAGAACGTTTCATCGGTATCCTTATCGAAGAATATGCTGGTTTCTTCCCAACTTGGTTGGCACCAGAACAGGCTGTTCTTATGAATATTACTGATAAACAGTCAGATTATGTTCAAGAAGTAGTACAAAAATTACAAAAAAGTGGAATTAGAGCTAAAGCGGACTTGAGAAATGAGAAGATTGGCTTTAAAATCCGCGAACACACTTTGAAGCGTGTACCGTATATGCTTGTCGTTGGTGACCAAGAAATGGAAGCTGGCGAAATCGCAGTACGTACTCGTAAAGGTAAAGATCTCGGTAAATTTAAGGTGGATGATTTTATCTCTTACATCCAAGACGAGATTTCAAGCCGTAAGCTCAATCTGGAGGAATAA
- a CDS encoding DUF3581 domain-containing protein, with protein sequence MFLTPYFSNNEHQFQFTREQASHFAKRVAGDYNPIHDEDNKRFCVPGDLLFAVLLSKEGISQKMRFNFSGMVNNGVALHIENKCEKESAVVDEAGKEYLHMSREGETNHDAAFIEHVVTNYVQFSGMNFPHIMVPLMEEQQMMINCQRPLVIYESMEVEFSRLDLTHPEVEFTGATFDVEGKRGVVTLNFAFKEDGEVVGNGIKRMVASGLKPYDQEAVDDLVQRFHARKDAFLAKFIEAA encoded by the coding sequence ATGTTTCTAACACCTTATTTTTCTAACAATGAGCACCAGTTTCAGTTCACTCGCGAGCAGGCAAGTCACTTTGCTAAACGCGTAGCTGGTGATTACAACCCAATCCACGATGAAGACAACAAACGCTTCTGTGTTCCAGGCGATCTACTGTTTGCCGTACTTCTGAGCAAAGAAGGCATTAGCCAAAAAATGCGTTTTAACTTCTCTGGTATGGTGAATAACGGCGTTGCGCTTCATATCGAGAATAAGTGTGAGAAAGAAAGTGCTGTGGTTGATGAGGCTGGCAAAGAATATTTGCATATGTCTCGTGAAGGGGAAACTAATCACGACGCCGCATTTATCGAGCACGTAGTGACAAATTACGTTCAGTTTTCTGGCATGAACTTCCCGCACATCATGGTTCCTCTTATGGAAGAGCAACAAATGATGATCAACTGCCAACGTCCATTAGTGATTTACGAAAGTATGGAAGTTGAGTTTTCTCGTCTGGACCTAACCCATCCAGAAGTAGAATTTACTGGCGCAACATTCGACGTAGAAGGCAAACGTGGTGTTGTGACGTTGAATTTTGCCTTCAAAGAAGATGGTGAAGTTGTCGGCAATGGTATCAAGCGTATGGTTGCAAGTGGTTTAAAACCTTACGACCAAGAAGCGGTCGACGATCTGGTTCAGCGTTTCCACGCGCGTAAGGACGCATTCTTAGCAAAGTTCATTGAGGCAGCCTAA
- a CDS encoding isoprenylcysteine carboxylmethyltransferase family protein — MRKLELRVPPVAVFLLVVLLMYWLKGLTPNFMITVPFVEFVVAILTLLSGFIGIAGLYEFRKLKTTVNPVKPEFATTVVSTGVFAYTRNPMYVALLLLIIALGLWWQHLSVILCGALFISYMNRYQIKPEEHVLERLFGEDYLKYKNRVRRWV; from the coding sequence TTGAGAAAACTTGAACTTAGAGTGCCGCCAGTCGCGGTATTTTTGCTGGTGGTTTTGCTTATGTATTGGCTGAAAGGACTCACGCCAAACTTTATGATCACCGTGCCTTTTGTCGAATTTGTTGTCGCAATTCTAACCCTTTTATCGGGCTTCATTGGTATTGCTGGACTTTATGAATTCCGCAAACTAAAGACGACCGTCAATCCAGTTAAGCCAGAGTTTGCCACAACGGTTGTGAGTACTGGTGTCTTCGCTTATACCCGTAACCCGATGTATGTTGCTTTGTTGCTGCTTATTATCGCGTTAGGGTTGTGGTGGCAGCATCTTAGTGTAATCCTCTGCGGTGCGCTATTTATCTCTTACATGAATCGCTACCAAATAAAACCTGAAGAGCACGTGTTAGAAAGGCTGTTTGGTGAAGACTACCTGAAATACAAAAACCGGGTTCGCCGCTGGGTATAG
- a CDS encoding LysR family transcriptional regulator: MDLVFGLKAFVATAQTGSFTEAAQRLGVSNRITSKYVAQLEERIGAQLLQRTTRKVGLTPTGQALLARAPTLLDELDDLLGAISEESKGLTGVLRVSAPLTFGEIYITGLLSRFSALHPQLSIDLRLSDSYVDLATEGIDLAFRIGMPDTATLKVRKLGEITSCVVASPEYLKLRGTPTTPLDLNDHFCIIDTNRRGHNKWQFYRAKEETAVIPERNLMVNSARIAKDWAIDGRGIAICPDFVLQHDLESGKLVKLLDEYSMNTHPINAVYLEGNVIPRKVRALIDFVVEDFVKRPPGAI; encoded by the coding sequence ATGGACCTGGTTTTTGGCTTAAAAGCGTTTGTGGCGACTGCACAGACCGGCTCTTTTACTGAAGCAGCACAAAGGCTCGGCGTATCGAACCGGATCACCTCTAAATATGTGGCTCAATTGGAGGAAAGGATTGGTGCGCAGTTATTACAGAGAACCACTCGCAAGGTAGGCCTTACGCCCACAGGCCAGGCGTTGCTTGCTCGAGCCCCTACTCTGTTAGACGAACTCGATGACCTTCTTGGCGCAATATCTGAAGAGTCCAAAGGATTAACTGGTGTACTGCGTGTGTCCGCACCATTAACGTTCGGCGAAATCTACATCACTGGCTTACTGAGCCGCTTTTCAGCCCTGCATCCACAGCTCTCCATCGATCTCCGTTTGAGTGACTCCTACGTAGACTTAGCCACAGAGGGCATTGATTTAGCATTTCGTATAGGGATGCCAGACACGGCAACGTTGAAAGTAAGAAAGCTTGGTGAAATAACCAGTTGTGTCGTCGCCTCACCTGAATACCTGAAACTACGAGGAACACCAACTACGCCTCTGGATTTGAACGATCACTTTTGTATTATTGATACCAACCGGAGAGGCCATAACAAGTGGCAATTTTATCGCGCTAAAGAAGAAACCGCCGTCATACCTGAGAGGAACCTGATGGTGAATAGCGCCCGCATCGCAAAAGACTGGGCGATAGATGGGCGTGGGATAGCTATTTGTCCAGATTTTGTTTTACAACATGATCTTGAGAGCGGAAAGCTAGTCAAACTGCTAGACGAATACAGCATGAATACACACCCGATTAATGCGGTGTATTTAGAAGGAAACGTAATACCGCGGAAAGTCCGGGCGCTGATTGATTTCGTGGTAGAAGACTTTGTCAAAAGACCACCTGGAGCTATTTAA